Part of the Halomarina litorea genome is shown below.
ATACGCGACCCACTCGACCGGCGTCTTACGATAGACACAACTTTTATTATACCCCGGACTATGCAAACACCTGCGTAAGACGGTCGTCTTACACGATTGCCGGGCCGGGCGAAACCGCTCGCCGTGGTGCGGTTCTGACGTGTAAGACGTGTGAGTCGCCGTGGCAGACGGCTCGTCGTCTTACCCAAAGGGGAAATACAACAATGGAGCGTGTGACACTACGGATTCCGAAGCAGCAGATCGAAGAGGTCGAACGCATGGTCGAGACGGGGGAGTACCCCAATCGCAGCGAGGCCATCCGTGCGGCCGTCCGCGACATGATCAACGAGGAGAACGCGGAGCGCCGCCGCCAGAACAAACGGCCGTGGGCGAGGGCCTGAATGCAGGACATCGTCAACTCGGCGCTCGAGAACGCCGAGAAGGAGTCCCGCAAGATGTCCGAGTCGGACGCGGCCGACGACGAGTTCGGCGACCCGCGCATCGTCATCGTGGGCTGTGGTGGGGCCGGTAACAACACCGTCAACCGCCTGTACAACATCGGCGTCGACGGTGCGGACACCGTCGCCATCAACACCGACAAACAGCACCTCAAGATGATCGAGGCCGACACGAAGATTCTCGTCGGCAAGTCCCTCACGCAGGGGCTCGGTGCCGGTGGCGACCCCTCGATGGGCGAGCGCGCCACCGAGATGGCCCAGGGCACCGTCAAGGACGTGCTGGGCGACGCCGACCTCGTGTTCGTCACCGCCGGTATGGGTGGCGGTACCGGCACGGGCGCGGCCCCCGTCGTCGCGAAGATCGCGAAGGAACAGGGCGCAATCGTCGTGGGCATGGTCTCGACGCCGTTCAACGTCGAGCGTGCCCGGACGGTCAAAGCCGAGGAGGGCCTAGAGAAGCTCCGCAACGAGGCGGACTCCATCATCGTCCTCGACAACAACCGCCTGCTGGACTACGTCCCGAACCTGCCCATCGGCAAGGCGTTCTCGGTGATGGACCAGATCATCGCCGAGACGGTTAAGGGCATCTCGGAGACCATCACCCAGCCTTCGCTCATCAACCTCGACTACGCCGACATGACCGCCATCATGGGGCAGGGCGGCGTCGCGGTGATGCTGGTCGGCGAGACGCAGGACAAGAACAAGACCGAGGAAGTGGTCCGCGACGCGATGAACCACCCCCTCCTCGACGTGGACTACCGCGGTGCGACGGGCGGTCTCGTCCACATCACCGGCGGCCCCGATCTCACGCTGAAGGAGGCCGAGGGCATCGCCCAGAACATCACCGAACGCCTCGAGGCGAACGCGAACGTCATCTGGGGCGCGCGCATCCAGGAGGAGTACAAGGGCAAGGTCCGCGTCATGGCCATCATGACCGGCGTCCAGAGCGCCCAGATCCTCGGCCCGACGACCCAGAAACAGGCCGACGCCTCCCGCGAGGCCATCGAGGGTGGGTCGAACGGGTCGAACGCCGCGAACGGCACCCAGGAGACGTACAACACCGGCGAGACCATCGAGTACGGCGAGACCGACGGCGGCCGCTCGGAACTCGAACAGAACAACGGGCTGGACGTCATCCGATAGTTCACCTGATTTTCATTTCTTTTCGCGGTGCTGTCAGCGGATTGGTGAGTATGGTGTCGCGCTGCGAGAACTGACAGGTCGCTATCTGGTACTGTTCCGCACGCCGTCGTCGGGCGTAAGACGTGCTCCCTCGACTCGCTCCTTGAGCGCCGCGTTCATCGCCCAGAACCCCCGTTCGACGGCGGGACCGACTCGTCGGTTGATGAGGCCGACGAGCACCCCGGAAAACACCTCGTCGTGGCGGAGGCGGGTAGTGCCGTCGTCGCGTCTCTCCAGCGCGAACGAGTGTTCCCCGTCGTACAGGCCCGGAACGAGGAGGTCACCCCGCCAGCGGAGTTCGCTCCCGTCGGCGACGAGGACCGTCGGACGGAACGTCGTCGCCCGCGCGCCCGGCGGGGTCA
Proteins encoded:
- a CDS encoding ribbon-helix-helix domain-containing protein codes for the protein MERVTLRIPKQQIEEVERMVETGEYPNRSEAIRAAVRDMINEENAERRRQNKRPWARA
- the ftsZ gene encoding cell division protein FtsZ yields the protein MQDIVNSALENAEKESRKMSESDAADDEFGDPRIVIVGCGGAGNNTVNRLYNIGVDGADTVAINTDKQHLKMIEADTKILVGKSLTQGLGAGGDPSMGERATEMAQGTVKDVLGDADLVFVTAGMGGGTGTGAAPVVAKIAKEQGAIVVGMVSTPFNVERARTVKAEEGLEKLRNEADSIIVLDNNRLLDYVPNLPIGKAFSVMDQIIAETVKGISETITQPSLINLDYADMTAIMGQGGVAVMLVGETQDKNKTEEVVRDAMNHPLLDVDYRGATGGLVHITGGPDLTLKEAEGIAQNITERLEANANVIWGARIQEEYKGKVRVMAIMTGVQSAQILGPTTQKQADASREAIEGGSNGSNAANGTQETYNTGETIEYGETDGGRSELEQNNGLDVIR
- a CDS encoding SRPBCC domain-containing protein encodes the protein MRRIETSIDIDAPPRVVWDVLTDFAAYSEWNPFMTVEGEPREGERLAVRLTPPGARATTFRPTVLVADGSELRWRGDLLVPGLYDGEHSFALERRDDGTTRLRHDEVFSGVLVGLINRRVGPAVERGFWAMNAALKERVEGARLTPDDGVRNSTR